A region from the Aegilops tauschii subsp. strangulata cultivar AL8/78 chromosome 5, Aet v6.0, whole genome shotgun sequence genome encodes:
- the LOC109763360 gene encoding uncharacterized protein isoform X1 — translation MDSPQKKLGSTMDGEMPHLLPVTTVSETVPKDTLAPPPEAVVIVSAYEFYPAFVVLLYYALHYAMISARSIFFLLTHAEAVAAEVSALDIGIVCCAVLQAAAAVLAVQLPCHRVWVSYAFAYLALALTIVGQCMFIDPGDAIFISAVGDLMCFLALLLVGDK, via the exons ATGGACTCCCCGCAAAAGAAGCTCGGATCCACCATGGACGGCGAGATGCCACATCTGCTGCCTGTGACGACGGTGAGTGAGACCGTGCCCAAGGACACGCTGGCCCCTCCTCCGGAGGCTGTCGTGATTGTCAGCGCTTACGAGTTCTACCCCGCCTTCGTCGTCCTCCTCTACTACGCCCTGCACTACGCCATGATCTCCGCACGG TCCATCTTCTTCCTGCTGACGCACGCGGAGGCGGTGGCCGCAGAGGTGAGCGCCCTGGACATCGGGATCGTGTGCTGCGCCGTGCTCCAGGCGGCCGCGGCGGTGCTGGCTGTGCAGCTCCCGTGCCACCGCGTCTGGGTCAGCTACGCCTTCGCCTACCTCGCCCTCGCGCTCACCATCGTCGGCCAGTGCATGTTCATCGACCCAGGGGACGCCATCTTCATCAGCGCTGTGGGCGACCTCATGTGCTTCCTGGCCCTCCTCCTGGTAGGTGACAAgtaa
- the LOC109763360 gene encoding uncharacterized protein isoform X2: MDSPQKKLGSTMDGEMPHLLPVTTVSETVPKDTLAPPPEAVVIVSAYEFYPAFVVLLYYALHYAMISARSIFFLLTHAEAVAAEVSALDIGIVCCAVLQAAAAVLAVQLPCHRVWVSYAFAYLALALTIVGQCMFIDPGDAIFISAVGDLMCFLALLLSQR; encoded by the exons ATGGACTCCCCGCAAAAGAAGCTCGGATCCACCATGGACGGCGAGATGCCACATCTGCTGCCTGTGACGACGGTGAGTGAGACCGTGCCCAAGGACACGCTGGCCCCTCCTCCGGAGGCTGTCGTGATTGTCAGCGCTTACGAGTTCTACCCCGCCTTCGTCGTCCTCCTCTACTACGCCCTGCACTACGCCATGATCTCCGCACGG TCCATCTTCTTCCTGCTGACGCACGCGGAGGCGGTGGCCGCAGAGGTGAGCGCCCTGGACATCGGGATCGTGTGCTGCGCCGTGCTCCAGGCGGCCGCGGCGGTGCTGGCTGTGCAGCTCCCGTGCCACCGCGTCTGGGTCAGCTACGCCTTCGCCTACCTCGCCCTCGCGCTCACCATCGTCGGCCAGTGCATGTTCATCGACCCAGGGGACGCCATCTTCATCAGCGCTGTGGGCGACCTCATGTGCTTCCTGGCCCTCCTCCTG tcacaacggtag